One window of the Acaryochloris sp. CCMEE 5410 genome contains the following:
- a CDS encoding CmpA/NrtA family ABC transporter substrate-binding protein translates to MAVSSFNHSAQKWNNLTSQRGNLRELELLCIICGGSHMTQDHWQYMETLPSDPVEMIDDLIKMRLYKPEALGLAETISQTELRKQLFLKTVSKGDPKRERLVNDLIQLAGGLDQAFSAAFGPQAGRFFSDAQRVSSVTRREFLRNIAVGAALVTLTNCAPGGDKPDIGDTNVDPELTAKLEKTDLKVGFIPITCATPIIMSEPLGFYKKHGLNAKVVKMPSWGAVRDSAIAGELDAYHMLAPMPIAMTLGLGSSSFGVKLASIENINGQAITVANRHKGKVKGPADFKGFVIGVPFPYSMHNLLLRYYLATGGIDPDKDVKIRPVPPPDSIAQLVAGDIDAYLMPDPFNQRAVFEGEGFIHKLTKDLWPNHPCCAFAASDEWIDANPNTFRALNKSIIEAAGYASKAENRPEIAKAISERAFLNQPTEVVEAVLTGKFDDGNGQTLDIPDRIDFDPYPWQSFANWISSQLVRWDLQGDGKAKTAIDGKYDEVGKDIFLTDVARELATELGQTPPDEIYKTETLAFDEFDPANPAQYIEEQIKKYDV, encoded by the coding sequence ATGGCGGTATCTTCGTTTAATCACTCCGCACAGAAGTGGAATAACCTCACGTCTCAGCGGGGGAACCTCCGTGAATTAGAGCTACTCTGCATCATTTGCGGTGGGTCGCATATGACCCAAGATCATTGGCAATATATGGAGACCCTCCCCAGCGACCCGGTGGAGATGATTGATGATCTGATCAAAATGCGACTGTATAAGCCTGAAGCGTTGGGATTGGCGGAGACGATCAGCCAAACAGAACTGAGAAAGCAGCTTTTTCTCAAAACGGTGTCCAAGGGTGACCCGAAGCGCGAGCGCTTGGTCAATGACTTAATTCAGCTTGCTGGTGGATTGGATCAGGCCTTCTCAGCGGCCTTTGGTCCCCAAGCGGGTCGATTCTTTAGTGATGCCCAACGTGTGAGCAGTGTGACTCGCCGGGAATTTCTGCGCAATATTGCGGTTGGAGCGGCTCTGGTGACCCTCACGAACTGTGCCCCTGGCGGTGATAAGCCCGATATTGGGGACACCAACGTCGATCCAGAATTAACCGCCAAGCTGGAAAAAACAGATCTCAAAGTGGGCTTTATCCCCATTACCTGCGCGACGCCGATCATTATGTCTGAGCCGTTAGGGTTCTACAAAAAGCATGGTTTGAACGCCAAAGTGGTCAAAATGCCCAGCTGGGGGGCGGTGCGAGATTCTGCGATCGCAGGTGAACTCGACGCGTATCACATGCTTGCTCCCATGCCCATCGCCATGACCTTGGGATTAGGGTCCAGCTCCTTTGGCGTCAAGCTGGCCAGTATCGAGAATATTAATGGCCAAGCAATTACCGTGGCCAACCGTCATAAGGGCAAGGTCAAAGGTCCGGCAGACTTCAAGGGGTTTGTGATTGGTGTGCCCTTCCCCTACTCTATGCATAACCTGCTGCTGCGCTACTACCTCGCAACGGGGGGCATTGATCCAGATAAAGATGTCAAGATTCGTCCCGTTCCTCCCCCTGACAGCATTGCCCAGTTGGTGGCCGGTGATATTGATGCCTACTTAATGCCGGATCCGTTCAACCAGCGAGCCGTCTTTGAGGGAGAAGGATTTATCCATAAATTAACGAAAGATTTGTGGCCTAATCATCCCTGCTGTGCCTTTGCCGCCAGTGATGAATGGATCGACGCCAATCCCAATACCTTCCGGGCCTTAAACAAGTCGATCATCGAGGCGGCTGGCTATGCTAGCAAGGCTGAAAATCGGCCCGAAATTGCTAAGGCGATATCTGAACGAGCCTTCTTGAATCAGCCAACGGAAGTGGTGGAAGCCGTTTTGACGGGCAAGTTTGACGACGGCAATGGTCAAACCCTGGATATTCCCGATCGGATTGACTTTGACCCCTATCCTTGGCAAAGCTTTGCCAACTGGATTTCCTCTCAGCTTGTGCGCTGGGACTTGCAAGGCGATGGTAAGGCCAAAACCGCCATCGATGGCAAGTATGACGAAGTGGGCAAAGATATTTTCCTCACCGATGTTGCCCGTGAACTGGCGACGGAACTAGGGCAGACTCCGCCTGACGAAATCTATAAAACTGAAACCTTAGCCTTTGATGAATTTGATCCGGCTAATCCAGCCCAATACATCGAAGAGCAAATCAAGAAATATGATGTTTAA
- the ntrB gene encoding nitrate ABC transporter permease, translating into MALSTDQSPKAPTKPGLSENAQAILISLLFLGLFLTVWEVGANAKIFAKGMPNATDTLGELWFWISDPFFDNGPNDLGIGWNLLTSLRRVAIGYTLASIIAVPLGILLGMSRVAAKAFNPYVQLLKPVSPLAWLPLGLYIFRNSENTGVFIILISSIWPTLVNTVFGVANVSPEYLDVSKTLGASKLRTVFKVIIPAALPNIIAGLRISMGIAWLVIVAAEMLLGSGLGYFVWNEWNNLSISNILVAIFIIGLVGIVLDQIFAYLEKLVSFGRQAS; encoded by the coding sequence ATGGCCCTGAGTACTGATCAAAGCCCCAAAGCCCCCACCAAACCAGGACTCTCTGAGAATGCTCAAGCAATCCTGATTTCCCTGCTGTTTCTGGGACTGTTTCTTACGGTTTGGGAAGTGGGGGCCAATGCCAAAATCTTTGCCAAGGGCATGCCCAATGCTACCGACACCCTGGGAGAACTCTGGTTTTGGATTTCCGACCCCTTCTTTGACAATGGCCCCAATGATTTAGGGATTGGCTGGAATTTGCTGACGAGCCTGCGCCGGGTGGCAATTGGCTATACCTTAGCGTCTATTATTGCGGTTCCTCTGGGAATCTTACTGGGCATGTCTCGGGTAGCTGCCAAAGCCTTTAATCCCTATGTGCAGCTCCTCAAGCCAGTTTCTCCTTTGGCCTGGCTACCGTTGGGACTTTATATTTTTCGCAATTCCGAGAATACAGGCGTTTTCATTATCTTGATTAGCAGCATCTGGCCGACCCTGGTGAATACCGTGTTTGGCGTCGCCAATGTGAGTCCTGAGTATCTCGATGTGTCGAAAACCTTGGGTGCGTCCAAATTGAGGACGGTCTTTAAGGTGATTATTCCTGCGGCCCTTCCCAATATCATTGCTGGTTTACGCATCAGCATGGGGATTGCCTGGCTGGTGATTGTTGCGGCTGAGATGCTCCTGGGCTCTGGATTAGGCTATTTCGTCTGGAATGAGTGGAATAACCTGTCCATCTCCAATATCTTGGTGGCCATTTTCATTATTGGTTTGGTGGGTATTGTTTTGGACCAAATCTTCGCTTATCTGGAAAAATTAGTCTCTTTTGGACGGCAAGCCTCATGA
- a CDS encoding ABC transporter ATP-binding protein has protein sequence MITSSSPPVDMEASTSVQLSLRDVSKVFPAKGGIPFFKRESASNFIAIEDISLDIQHNTFVTIIGPSGCGKSTLLNIIAGLSTATSGTVDLDGQPILGPGPDRGMVFQNYALMPWMTVEENIRFAVETVYPKLSKQRLQGIVRENINRVGLDGAEKKHPHELSGGMRQRVGIARALAIDPKILLMDEPFGALDALTRGFLQEEVERIWEQDRKTVVMITHSIDEALLLSDQIVMMTRGPAAKIDEVLEVPFPRPRNRLEVEQHPEYHKLKAEMEAHLYRETRFVEQDRIKVKA, from the coding sequence ATGATCACCTCTTCTTCTCCTCCTGTTGATATGGAAGCGTCCACTAGCGTTCAACTGAGCTTGCGCGATGTCTCAAAAGTTTTTCCCGCTAAAGGGGGAATCCCATTCTTCAAGCGCGAATCAGCATCGAACTTTATCGCCATTGAAGATATCAGTTTAGATATCCAACACAATACCTTTGTCACCATTATTGGGCCATCGGGCTGTGGCAAATCGACGCTATTGAACATCATTGCTGGCTTGAGTACCGCCACCTCTGGCACCGTCGATCTGGATGGTCAGCCTATCCTCGGTCCTGGCCCAGATCGAGGCATGGTCTTTCAAAACTATGCACTGATGCCCTGGATGACGGTGGAGGAAAATATTCGGTTTGCGGTGGAGACCGTTTATCCGAAGTTATCCAAGCAACGTCTGCAAGGGATTGTCCGGGAAAATATTAATCGAGTCGGGTTAGATGGGGCTGAGAAAAAACACCCCCATGAATTATCCGGCGGCATGCGGCAGCGGGTCGGCATTGCCAGGGCCTTAGCCATTGACCCCAAAATTCTGCTGATGGATGAGCCTTTTGGGGCTTTAGATGCCTTGACGCGGGGCTTCTTGCAAGAAGAGGTGGAGCGCATTTGGGAGCAGGATCGCAAAACAGTGGTCATGATTACCCACAGTATTGATGAAGCCCTCTTGCTATCCGATCAGATCGTGATGATGACCCGGGGGCCAGCCGCCAAAATTGATGAGGTTTTAGAGGTGCCCTTCCCCCGACCCCGCAACCGCTTGGAGGTGGAGCAACATCCTGAGTACCACAAGCTCAAGGCAGAAATGGAAGCCCACCTATACCGGGAGACGCGGTTTGTAGAACAGGACCGGATCAAGGTCAAAGCCTAA
- the cynS gene encoding cyanase codes for MAIAEITEKLLAAKKAKGISFEDLEKILGCDETWIASVIYRQASASTEEAEKIVTALGLPAELAEPLTVPPMKGSLEPVIPTDPLVYRFYEIMQVYGVPVKAVIHEKFGDGIMSAIDFSIEVDKVPDPKGDRVQVTMCGKFLPYKKW; via the coding sequence ATGGCTATTGCTGAAATTACCGAGAAACTTCTAGCAGCAAAGAAAGCGAAAGGTATTTCCTTTGAAGATTTAGAAAAGATCTTGGGTTGCGATGAAACCTGGATTGCCTCGGTGATTTATCGCCAGGCAAGTGCCTCTACCGAAGAAGCTGAGAAGATCGTCACAGCGTTGGGCTTACCCGCAGAGCTAGCGGAACCCCTAACCGTACCGCCCATGAAAGGATCTTTAGAACCCGTTATTCCTACGGACCCGTTAGTCTACCGATTCTACGAAATCATGCAGGTTTATGGAGTGCCGGTTAAAGCCGTGATTCACGAGAAATTTGGGGATGGCATTATGAGCGCCATCGATTTCTCCATTGAGGTAGATAAAGTGCCGGATCCAAAAGGCGATCGCGTTCAGGTAACCATGTGTGGAAAGTTCCTGCCTTATAAAAAGTGGTAG
- a CDS encoding HupE/UreJ family protein: MRGAGSSAWGRSLWGILLAGFGLLLFTPNALAHHPLDGRLPSNFFEGFMSGVAHPVIGVDHFVFVIAVGLLSALMLHGMTIPIAFAIAGLAGTGIHLQRLDLPAPEFFISASVLLFGVLLALKRHPNWQIVTGLAAVAGVFHGYAYGEAIVGADMTPMVAYLTGFTVIQLGVALGARVIGQQMLNRHQMPELPLRFSGFAICGVGAAFLSSVFLG; encoded by the coding sequence ATGAGGGGGGCTGGGTCTTCCGCTTGGGGCCGTTCCCTCTGGGGTATCTTACTGGCTGGGTTTGGGCTCTTACTCTTCACCCCGAATGCCCTAGCCCACCATCCCCTAGACGGTCGTTTACCCTCGAATTTCTTTGAAGGCTTTATGTCGGGGGTCGCTCACCCCGTTATTGGTGTCGATCACTTTGTATTTGTGATTGCTGTGGGTTTGTTATCGGCTCTGATGCTTCATGGCATGACGATTCCGATTGCCTTTGCGATCGCAGGTCTGGCGGGGACGGGAATTCATCTCCAACGATTAGATTTGCCTGCTCCAGAGTTTTTTATCTCTGCTTCAGTGCTACTATTTGGGGTTTTGTTGGCTCTCAAGCGCCATCCCAACTGGCAGATAGTTACTGGATTAGCGGCAGTTGCAGGAGTTTTCCATGGCTATGCCTATGGGGAAGCAATTGTGGGTGCAGATATGACGCCCATGGTGGCCTACTTAACGGGTTTCACCGTTATTCAACTTGGGGTTGCCCTGGGAGCGAGGGTTATTGGGCAACAGATGCTCAACCGTCATCAGATGCCGGAGTTGCCACTGCGGTTTTCGGGCTTTGCCATTTGTGGGGTCGGCGCAGCCTTTCTCTCTTCCGTTTTTTTGGGATAA
- the purB gene encoding adenylosuccinate lyase: MIERYTLPEMGDLWTDENKFRTWLQVEIAVCEAQAELGKIPADALATIKAKANFNVKRILEIEAEVKHDVIAFLTNVNEYVGEAGRYIHLGMTSSDVLDTAIALQMVASLDILLPQLENLIQAIRYQAQQHRQTVMVGRSHGIHAEPITLGFKLAGWLAEMMRHRDRLIAAQKEVAVGQISGAVGTYANIDPQIECLTCQKLGLQPEAASTQVISRDRHAYYLNALALVAASIERFAVEIRNLQRTDVLEVEEFFSKGQKGSSAMPHKRNPIRSERLTGLARVVRGYAMTGLENVALWHERDISHSSAERVIVPDAAILTHFMLVEITDLVKHLQVYPENMKRNMNLYGGVIFSQSVLLALVDKGMVREEAYAIVQTHAHQAWNKEGGNFKATLSQDPQVQKRLSAEELDHCFDPSRHLQNLDQVYQRLDI; this comes from the coding sequence TTGATCGAGCGGTATACCTTGCCCGAAATGGGCGATCTGTGGACAGACGAGAATAAGTTCAGAACCTGGTTACAGGTGGAAATTGCCGTTTGTGAAGCCCAGGCAGAACTGGGAAAGATTCCTGCTGATGCCTTAGCCACGATCAAAGCCAAAGCCAATTTTAACGTTAAGCGCATTTTAGAAATCGAAGCGGAAGTCAAGCATGATGTGATTGCCTTCTTGACCAACGTCAACGAATACGTCGGTGAAGCCGGGCGATATATCCATTTGGGCATGACCAGCTCCGATGTCTTGGATACAGCCATTGCTCTGCAGATGGTGGCCAGCCTCGATATCTTGCTGCCCCAACTGGAAAATCTGATTCAAGCCATTCGTTACCAAGCCCAACAGCATCGCCAAACCGTGATGGTGGGCCGTAGTCACGGTATTCATGCCGAACCCATTACTCTGGGATTTAAGCTAGCGGGCTGGTTAGCTGAAATGATGCGACATCGCGATCGCCTAATCGCAGCGCAAAAAGAAGTCGCCGTTGGCCAAATCTCAGGTGCCGTTGGCACCTATGCCAATATCGACCCCCAGATTGAATGCCTCACCTGCCAAAAATTAGGGCTACAACCAGAAGCAGCCTCCACCCAGGTGATTTCCCGGGACCGTCATGCCTACTATCTCAATGCCCTAGCCCTAGTGGCCGCATCCATTGAGCGATTTGCTGTAGAAATTCGCAATCTTCAGCGGACTGATGTGCTGGAAGTGGAAGAGTTCTTTTCTAAGGGGCAAAAAGGCTCTTCGGCCATGCCCCACAAGCGCAACCCGATTCGGTCAGAACGACTCACGGGACTGGCTCGGGTGGTCCGGGGCTATGCCATGACGGGGCTGGAAAATGTGGCCCTCTGGCATGAACGGGATATTTCCCATAGCTCTGCGGAGCGGGTGATTGTTCCCGATGCCGCCATCTTGACTCACTTTATGTTGGTGGAAATCACCGACCTAGTGAAGCACCTCCAGGTCTATCCCGAGAATATGAAGCGGAATATGAACCTGTATGGTGGCGTTATCTTTAGCCAGAGCGTTCTACTCGCCCTAGTGGATAAAGGGATGGTTCGCGAAGAGGCCTATGCCATTGTCCAAACCCATGCTCACCAAGCCTGGAATAAAGAAGGCGGCAACTTTAAAGCTACCCTCAGCCAAGACCCACAGGTGCAAAAACGACTCTCAGCTGAGGAACTAGACCACTGTTTTGACCCCAGTCGCCACTTACAGAACCTCGATCAGGTTTATCAGCGATTGGATATCTAA
- a CDS encoding Uma2 family endonuclease, protein MVKTEPPPTDGLISTPVAEQRLTLHSVSWETYEKILEAFGEHRAAHITYDEGILEFMVPLEAHENPSDIIGDFVKAVTSESGFNIKSMASTTLRRHDLLKGAEPDRCYYIQNEALVRGRTVDLEKDPPPDLVIEIDITHTDVDKNSLYAVMGVPEFWRYNGKTLSIFQLIQRQYQEVEVSPTFPWVPKEIFYRYLEQCKQDGEIPALNNLRSWLQTHQPDQEQ, encoded by the coding sequence GTGGTTAAAACTGAACCACCACCCACTGATGGACTCATATCTACCCCTGTCGCCGAGCAACGCTTAACCCTCCATAGCGTGAGTTGGGAGACCTATGAGAAAATTTTGGAGGCGTTTGGCGAACATCGGGCTGCTCACATTACTTATGACGAAGGGATTTTAGAATTTATGGTTCCTTTGGAAGCCCATGAAAATCCTAGCGACATCATCGGGGATTTCGTCAAGGCTGTGACCAGCGAAAGTGGCTTCAATATCAAAAGTATGGCCTCTACAACGCTTCGTCGCCATGATCTACTTAAGGGAGCTGAGCCTGATCGCTGCTACTACATCCAAAATGAAGCGTTAGTAAGGGGACGAACAGTTGATCTGGAGAAAGATCCTCCCCCTGATCTAGTGATTGAAATTGATATCACCCATACGGATGTCGATAAAAATAGCCTCTATGCGGTGATGGGAGTACCAGAGTTCTGGCGCTACAATGGCAAGACGCTTAGTATTTTTCAGCTTATTCAACGTCAATATCAAGAAGTCGAAGTCAGCCCTACGTTCCCTTGGGTTCCCAAAGAGATTTTTTATCGATATTTAGAGCAGTGTAAACAGGATGGGGAGATCCCAGCTCTAAATAATTTGAGGAGTTGGCTTCAGACCCATCAGCCCGATCAAGAGCAATAA
- a CDS encoding 2OG-Fe(II) oxygenase: MPEYNWITEQISTVTEFLTPAECESYIDLAESIGFEDAPINTAFGLQIQKDVRNNSRVILDDIERAAGLFEKITDYVPVNIGDWAICGVNERFRIYRYDVGQQFDWHYDGYFERNKDERSQLTFMVYLNDGFARGETTLESIEIRPQQGLALFFVHQIRHKGQSVTDGRKYVLRSDVMYRRMKA, from the coding sequence ATGCCCGAGTACAACTGGATTACCGAACAAATTTCAACCGTTACGGAATTCTTGACACCCGCAGAATGCGAATCATACATTGACCTGGCGGAATCCATCGGTTTTGAGGATGCACCTATCAACACGGCGTTTGGCCTTCAAATACAGAAAGATGTGCGTAACAACTCTCGTGTAATCCTTGATGACATCGAACGAGCCGCTGGATTGTTTGAAAAGATTACGGATTATGTACCTGTCAATATTGGTGATTGGGCTATTTGCGGGGTTAATGAAAGATTCCGTATCTATCGCTATGATGTGGGCCAACAGTTTGATTGGCATTACGATGGGTATTTTGAACGAAACAAAGATGAGCGTAGTCAACTAACGTTCATGGTCTATCTCAATGATGGTTTTGCAAGGGGTGAAACAACCCTTGAATCTATTGAGATCAGACCTCAGCAAGGGCTGGCATTGTTCTTTGTGCACCAAATACGTCATAAAGGCCAATCGGTTACGGATGGTAGAAAGTATGTTCTTAGAAGCGATGTTATGTACCGACGGATGAAAGCATGA
- a CDS encoding TldD/PmbA family protein, whose translation MKFDLHQALNTLDINADWVGLRQVNEKTTTHAVRDGRPQSNGRDFTQGVMVEVLAEGQFGYAATNRLDPASLQGAAEQAYQQAIATSKWAVHSFTPEVRPKAVGQYQSPFQQPLDLISVADQLDLLVKVCDTLHVSDQIVKTSAFTQTLETEQIFVSSNGTDTHQTFGFVITNYEATAQDGSIIQKRTDNGPLARCYQAGSEVFDPDQVLARAQQVGEQAIALLAAEDCPTATTTLVLAPDQMMLQIHESVGHPLELDRILGDERNYAGSSFVKLSDFGHLVYGSPLMNITFDPTVPGEFAGYAFDDAGMPAQREYLIKEGLLLRGLGSLESQVRAQVPGVANFRARSWNRAPIDRMANLNLEPGQSSFEEMISTIESGVYMEANRSWSIDDYRNKFQFGCEYARLIEKGKLTKVLRNPNYRGITNQFWGNLAQVGDASTFAMYGTPYCGKGEPNQCIRVGHASPTCVFKEIEVFGGAA comes from the coding sequence ATGAAGTTTGACCTTCATCAGGCTCTCAATACCTTAGATATCAACGCGGATTGGGTGGGCCTACGTCAGGTGAATGAGAAAACCACCACCCATGCCGTTCGAGACGGGCGACCCCAAAGTAATGGTCGCGATTTTACCCAAGGCGTGATGGTGGAAGTCCTCGCGGAAGGCCAGTTTGGCTATGCCGCCACCAACCGCTTAGACCCAGCCAGTTTGCAAGGGGCCGCTGAGCAGGCGTATCAACAAGCGATCGCAACCTCTAAATGGGCCGTCCATTCCTTTACCCCCGAGGTGCGTCCTAAAGCCGTGGGCCAATACCAATCTCCCTTTCAGCAGCCCCTAGACCTGATTAGCGTTGCCGATCAGCTCGATCTATTGGTGAAAGTCTGTGACACTCTCCATGTTTCTGACCAAATCGTAAAAACCAGCGCCTTTACCCAAACCCTAGAAACGGAGCAGATTTTCGTTAGCAGTAACGGTACGGATACCCACCAAACCTTTGGGTTTGTAATCACCAACTATGAAGCGACGGCCCAAGACGGCAGCATTATCCAAAAACGCACCGACAATGGTCCCTTAGCCCGCTGTTATCAGGCTGGCTCTGAAGTATTTGACCCCGACCAGGTGCTCGCCCGTGCCCAGCAAGTGGGGGAACAGGCTATTGCTCTACTCGCCGCCGAAGACTGTCCCACCGCCACTACCACCTTGGTGCTGGCACCGGACCAGATGATGCTGCAAATTCACGAGAGTGTTGGTCACCCCCTAGAACTGGATCGGATCCTTGGAGATGAGCGGAACTATGCTGGATCCAGCTTTGTAAAGCTCTCGGACTTTGGTCATCTGGTGTATGGCTCGCCGCTGATGAATATTACCTTTGACCCCACGGTACCCGGTGAGTTTGCAGGCTATGCCTTTGACGATGCTGGGATGCCTGCTCAACGGGAGTATCTGATTAAAGAAGGTCTACTACTACGGGGACTAGGAAGCTTAGAAAGCCAAGTCAGAGCCCAGGTGCCAGGGGTTGCTAACTTCCGGGCTCGTTCCTGGAACCGCGCCCCCATTGACCGGATGGCCAATCTCAACCTAGAACCGGGCCAATCCTCCTTTGAGGAGATGATTAGCACTATCGAATCTGGCGTCTATATGGAGGCCAATCGGTCCTGGTCCATTGATGACTATCGCAATAAGTTCCAATTTGGCTGTGAATATGCCCGCCTAATTGAAAAGGGCAAGCTGACCAAAGTCTTGCGCAATCCCAACTATCGCGGCATTACCAATCAGTTCTGGGGGAATCTGGCGCAAGTGGGGGATGCCAGCACCTTTGCCATGTATGGCACCCCCTACTGTGGCAAGGGCGAACCCAATCAGTGCATCCGGGTCGGCCATGCTTCGCCCACCTGTGTATTCAAAGAAATCGAAGTATTTGGAGGAGCCGCATGA